Part of the Synergistaceae bacterium genome is shown below.
AAGTTTAGTTTTTTAAGACCTTTCTTTTCTCTCATTTTTTCTTTTCCAGTTTCCAAGTAAAATTAAGCCTAAACCTGAAATCCCTAATATTATGCTGTATAAGAATGGATCTTGCGTATCTCCAGTATTTGGTAGATTTCTATCTGGAGTATCTGTTTTTGGTTTTTCTGGTTTTGTAGGAACCTCTTTTAGCTTGTTCACCATAGTAAGTTCAGCAGGTTTTCCATTGTTGCCATTTTTTTCTTGAAAATCCCATCTATGGCTTTCACCGCCGGTAATATTTACAGTATCTGCAATTATGCAACCATCAACATTCTGCCCAACTTCAACAGTATTTCCTACCGCTAAAATACTACCTTGAAATCTTGCTCGGTTTATATTTATAACTTGATTAGAAGCTCTATTTTTAAAATTCCATAGAACTACTGCATCGCTAAAATCTTCTGTTTCATGATTCGATCTGTCCGTTCCATCTGTATATTGCAATTTGATTTCAGCACCTATATTTATAGTTTGAGCATTTTTGGTATCTACATTTACAATTATATTAGAACCATTTTTATCAATACCTTTTATGATAATTGGTCTATCTTTTTCTATCTCTTCTTTAGTTAAATCTAAATAAATTGTACTCCCTGATCCTAAATTTTCATCTTTTATAGAAAATTTTTGTTCACTTGAATCAACATCATAACCTTCTATGGTTGTAACTTCTTTAAAATAATAATTTCCTTTTTCTAAATCTGTAACTG
Proteins encoded:
- a CDS encoding LPXTG cell wall anchor domain-containing protein translates to MKKKLASVMMVLLMLLNTPVTGGGIAYAEEQTGDVTRSGLLGIAKHFHIFANKATLKAHTAGNVAVGDLDAQSNFGTIIKEGTLKLDISYIQNAKFIQSNSFVNSYGNRKNKAVFGENVQLTLVDNGNKVAANGNKLDHLNKDEIFQDKNGNQYINFAEEFKKLKNSSDEIATHPQTPSVEKNFDDENNRYFDVSKVKTTASGTVILTKTDEDGKLLDDVVFDLYEEGNNSPIKSGLKTKNGKITVTDLEKGNYYFKEVTTIEGYDVDSSEQKFSIKDENLGSGSTIYLDLTKEEIEKDRPIIIKGIDKNGSNIIVNVDTKNAQTINIGAEIKLQYTDGTDRSNHETEDFSDAVVLWNFKNRASNQVININRARFQGSILAVGNTVEVGQNVDGCIIADTVNITGGESHRWDFQEKNGNNGKPAELTMVNKLKEVPTKPEKPKTDTPDRNLPNTGDTQDPFLYSIILGISGLGLILLGNWKRKNERKERS